The Desulfonatronospira thiodismutans ASO3-1 DNA segment CAGGCCAAAAGGTTATCACTCCAGCACTCACTTTTTTCCTGCATTCATGAGTGCCGGAAGAAAGTGAGTGCTGGATGGTTAATGCAATCTGCGGCTTCCGGCCGCTGATTGCTTATCCTGTCATCCTGTTAATCCTGTCTAAGGCCTGCCACGCTTCTTAGCGTGGTTATTGTTTTTTATGACAGGATATCTAGAGTAAGTCTAATCAAGCTGCTTCTGCAGTGCGTCCTTGACCTCTTCTATACTGCCGCTTCCGTCCAGTTCAATGTACTTGAAGCCTTCCTTGGCTGCCAGGTCTTTGAAGAAATAGGCTGCAGCCAGGGTCCCGTTCTCGGTATCGTAATAAATATCGTGACGTTTATCGATGGCTTCCTCGTCCTGGTCATCGGACCTGGCCTTGAGCTCTCCTCCGCAGATGCGGCACTTGTCGCCGTCGGGCATGATGGCTTCCACGTAAATGTTATTGGGATGGTTGGGATCATTGGCACACAGCCTGCGGCCCATGATTCTCTTTTTGGCCGCATCCCTGGAGAGCTGAACCTCTATGACATAATTGAGCTTCATGCCCTCTTTCTGCAGGGCGTCCCACAGCATCT contains these protein-coding regions:
- a CDS encoding adenylate kinase, which encodes MNSLIFGPNGSGKGAQGSLVKNKYNLAHIESGAIFREHIKQGTELGQKAKEYIDKGELVPDEITVPMVLETLKKEGQGGWLLDGFPRNPAQAKMLWDALQKEGMKLNYVIEVQLSRDAAKKRIMGRRLCANDPNHPNNIYVEAIMPDGDKCRICGGELKARSDDQDEEAIDKRHDIYYDTENGTLAAAYFFKDLAAKEGFKYIELDGSGSIEEVKDALQKQLD